One Candidatus Paceibacterota bacterium genomic window carries:
- a CDS encoding glycosyltransferase family 39 protein produces MKKIVNFTAGLMLLAMFGIIFTSALGDSATMDELAHIPSGYSYLSQKDYRLNPEHPPLIKDLSAIPLLFLNLNFPTNAAAWSEYINGQWDMGRIFIYESGNNADNIIVFSRLPIMILAVLFGWLFFKLIQGLYGNRVALLALFFFCFSPTFLAHSRYVTTDLGAAFGFFIGISAYLNFLFRGDKKSLIIAGAAFGVAQLLKFSLVLLAPLYAVFGVSWVFLKNIDNFYWKKFLKEELSVIAKTILIGIIGLFVIWPVYVFHVWNYPIERQVSDAVFNLSSFGIRPLVDAAVWMCGNPIFRSIGQYFVGLLMVVQRASGGNTTYFMGEVSAAGWPSYFPLLYLFKEHLVLHILTLLAMAIGLKNIILSKNKSFKKTCAWLRENFALTASFIFIAVYWFQAISSPLNIGVRHVLPTFPFIYLLVARQTIKWIKSPPFSEPRSFKEKIKEFFMKYLRPVERGALLLILLLWMIISAIATYPYYLSYFNILGGGTENGYKIAVDSNYDWGQDLKRLKDFADKNQIKKIGIDYFGGGNPKYYFGERYEQWWSAKGEPSEGSWFAISHTFLQGGHAVPVKNFKQKFEDTYPWLLGKTPVFRAGTSIDVYKF; encoded by the coding sequence ATGAAAAAAATAGTGAATTTCACGGCAGGGTTAATGCTTCTCGCGATGTTCGGCATTATTTTTACTTCCGCGCTGGGCGATTCCGCCACCATGGACGAGCTTGCGCATATACCTTCGGGATATTCGTATCTTTCGCAAAAAGATTATCGTCTGAACCCGGAGCATCCGCCCCTGATAAAAGACCTCTCCGCTATCCCCCTTTTATTTTTAAATTTGAATTTTCCCACGAACGCGGCCGCATGGAGCGAATATATAAACGGACAATGGGACATGGGAAGAATTTTCATTTATGAATCGGGAAACAATGCCGACAACATAATCGTTTTTTCCCGGCTGCCCATAATGATTCTCGCGGTTCTTTTCGGCTGGCTTTTTTTCAAATTGATACAAGGACTTTACGGAAACAGAGTGGCGCTTCTTGCCCTTTTCTTTTTCTGCTTTTCACCGACATTTCTGGCGCACTCGCGCTATGTTACCACTGACCTTGGCGCGGCCTTTGGTTTTTTCATAGGAATAAGCGCTTATCTCAATTTCCTTTTCCGCGGAGACAAAAAAAGCCTGATTATCGCGGGCGCGGCATTCGGAGTTGCCCAGCTTTTAAAATTCTCGCTTGTGCTTCTCGCGCCGCTATACGCCGTCTTCGGAGTGTCATGGGTATTTTTAAAAAACATAGACAATTTTTATTGGAAAAAATTCTTGAAAGAAGAGCTGTCCGTTATCGCGAAAACTATTTTGATAGGAATCATCGGACTTTTTGTGATATGGCCGGTTTATGTTTTTCACGTTTGGAATTATCCGATAGAACGGCAAGTAAGTGACGCCGTTTTTAACCTCTCTTCCTTCGGGATAAGGCCGCTTGTGGATGCCGCTGTCTGGATGTGCGGAAATCCGATATTCAGGTCTATCGGCCAATATTTTGTCGGTCTTCTTATGGTTGTTCAGCGAGCATCCGGAGGAAACACCACTTATTTTATGGGTGAAGTTTCAGCGGCGGGGTGGCCTTCATATTTTCCTTTGCTATATCTTTTTAAAGAACACCTTGTTCTGCACATTTTAACTCTTTTGGCCATGGCAATTGGGTTGAAAAACATCATCTTAAGCAAAAATAAAAGTTTCAAAAAAACATGCGCATGGCTTAGAGAAAATTTCGCGCTTACGGCAAGTTTTATATTTATCGCGGTTTATTGGTTTCAAGCAATATCAAGCCCTCTTAACATAGGAGTAAGGCACGTGCTTCCGACCTTCCCCTTCATTTATCTTTTGGTCGCGAGACAAACCATAAAATGGATAAAATCGCCGCCGTTTTCGGAACCGAGAAGTTTTAAAGAAAAGATAAAAGAATTTTTTATGAAGTATTTAAGGCCGGTTGAAAGGGGCGCTTTGCTGCTAATACTGCTTCTTTGGATGATTATTTCCGCGATAGCAACTTATCCTTATTATCTTTCTTATTTCAACATCTTGGGGGGCGGAACGGAAAACGGCTATAAAATCGCCGTTGACTCAAATTACGATTGGGGGCAGGATTTAAAACGGCTCAAGGATTTTGCCGACAAAAACCAAATAAAAAAAATAGGAATTGATTATTTCGGCGGAGGAAATCCAAAATATTATTTTGGTGAAAGGTACGAGCAGTGGTGGTCGGCAAAAGGAGAACCTTCTGAGGGCAGCTGGTTCGCCATTTCGCACACATTTCTGCAGGGAGGACACGCAGTACCGGTAAAAAATTTCAAACAAAAATTTGAAGATACTTATCCGTGGCTACTGGGAAAAACTCCGGTCTTCCGCGCGGGGACATCAATAGACGTGTATAAGTTTTAA